The following is a genomic window from Parabacteroides johnsonii DSM 18315.
CAACCAAAAGTGAATCCTTTCCCAGGTGACGGAACAATGCACACATTTCCTTCAGGTCTTTTCTCAAAATACTGTCTCCCTCACTTTCTGTCAGCCTGGCGGGAAACTTTTCCCCTTTTCTGATACGGTGACCGTATGCGACATAAGGATGATGTTCCGGACCATGCCATCCTTCATATTTCTTGATACACCTGACAGCCGTTTCCCAACGTGAGTTTTCCACATTCCCCTGTGCACACAAAGAAGTTACCGTCATGGCCAGTACCACCAATGGCAGTACTGACCTTAGAAGTCTTACGGTTATTATAAGGCACCTCCTTCCTGAGCTGACAATGAATCTTCCACAGTACCTGTTTCTTCATCACCTGCATCGTTGAAGTCAAATTCCATTTCCGTCATGTTTCCCCAGTTGTCCTCGACAACGACAATGAAGTTCTGCGCCTCGTCACATAGTGAAGTATAATACAGCCTGAACTTCCGGTTCTCCAGCAGATAACGGTCATTCGGCTTGAATTCAAGACCGTTGTCCAGTTTCAGGGAACCTTCCCCGTCGTACTGGAAATAACGGATCGTATAGACCGTACCGTCAAAATCGCCCTCACTTTTGAGCTCACATCGTATTTCCGCCGTATCATTCCTGTTCAGTTCCTTTGGAACCGGCATTGTTTCCACGGTAAACGGATAACTCTGCTGGATTTCCAGCTCGGATTCGCACGAGGTCAGTACAAGACTGACCAGACCGATACAGAACATGGCAATCTTGCCTGCCAGCCCAAATCCTTTTCTCATATTCTTTTCTGTCTTCATTTGTTTTCCCTTGTTTTTGTCAGATATTCATTCAAGTCCTTTAATCCATCATACAGACCGGAACAGTCCATAACCTTATTCCCGAAATGTATGTTCAAAGTCTCCAGTGCAGTAATCCCGGCCCGATCACGGTCAAGAAAGCACAGGATTTTACCGTAACCCTCCAGAACGGCATACGACCGTTCCAGATTGGATACAGAGTTCAGCACCAGGCAGTCCTCGTCCTTCACAATCCGCAATACCAATGCCGAAAGGAAATCCACAAATCCTTCAAACACGCAGCACGTATCCTGTTTCTTTCCGGACAGGGACACACAGGAAATGTCCTTGGGAGAGATGCATCCCTTGAACATCGGGTTACGGAGTTCATAGCCGCCGCTCCGGTTCATGAAGCCTATGGCAAAATACCGTTTGCCCCGTATTCCGTATGCCACTTCCTTGCAGAATCTCCCGGCTATGGCCGGATCAATGCCTCTCTCTTTCAGGTAACCTTTCAATGCCTCATGACTCAGTTCCGTCACTTTCACGTCCTCGAATCCGGAAACGCGGGGTATCTTCTTACGTTCCTGTAAAGGCCGGAGGGGAAGGATGCCGGATTTCCCTGAAAGGAACTCCAGCTGTTCCATGAAACCGGTACTTCCGGTCAGTTCTCCGGCAAGATGGAAGATGTCACCTCCCTTTCCGAGGCGTAGGCTCGGTACAGGACGCCTTACTGCCTTTCGGCAGTAGGTTTTCCCGTACCTGCCCCCAAACCGTACTTGCATGTCTCCACGCATACGGCTCTCCGTTGATAACATGACTTTATTTGGCATGGTTGTGTATTTGGGCATAGCACTTTTCACAGACAACCAATGTTTTCCTATGCTTTTCAAGCATCAGCCTGTCGCATTCAGTCTTTCCTTTAAGCTGGTTTAGCTTTCTGACATGACGCATGACTACAGGCCCGACTTTTCTACATAATTCACATGTTCTCGCCTCCAATCGCTCAGTCAGCGTCGGTTGTGGAATTGCG
Proteins encoded in this region:
- a CDS encoding glycoside hydrolase family protein, which produces MTVTSLCAQGNVENSRWETAVRCIKKYEGWHGPEHHPYVAYGHRIRKGEKFPARLTESEGDSILRKDLKEMCALFRHLGKDSLLVVCLAYQVGPYKLLGYGRMPKSTLIRKLEAGNRNIYVDFIRYCHYKGKKIPSIERRRKEEYRLLFVP
- a CDS encoding DUF3872 domain-containing protein, which encodes MKTEKNMRKGFGLAGKIAMFCIGLVSLVLTSCESELEIQQSYPFTVETMPVPKELNRNDTAEIRCELKSEGDFDGTVYTIRYFQYDGEGSLKLDNGLEFKPNDRYLLENRKFRLYYTSLCDEAQNFIVVVEDNWGNMTEMEFDFNDAGDEETGTVEDSLSAQEGGAL
- a CDS encoding toprim domain-containing protein, encoding MLSTESRMRGDMQVRFGGRYGKTYCRKAVRRPVPSLRLGKGGDIFHLAGELTGSTGFMEQLEFLSGKSGILPLRPLQERKKIPRVSGFEDVKVTELSHEALKGYLKERGIDPAIAGRFCKEVAYGIRGKRYFAIGFMNRSGGYELRNPMFKGCISPKDISCVSLSGKKQDTCCVFEGFVDFLSALVLRIVKDEDCLVLNSVSNLERSYAVLEGYGKILCFLDRDRAGITALETLNIHFGNKVMDCSGLYDGLKDLNEYLTKTRENK